The following coding sequences are from one Methanohalophilus halophilus window:
- the rpsB gene encoding 30S ribosomal protein S2: MEEDQVIEETLDEQVEQKVEEAPVETETPNVENTKEETTEAADPEGPAPDSTSLVPIDEYLASGVHIGTQQKTQDMMKFVYRVRTDGLYVLDIQATDSRIRQVSHFLSKYDPAKILVVSARQYGQFPAKMFSKAIGAKSMVGRFIPGTLTNPSIEGFFEPDAIMVTDPAGDAQVIKEAVNIGIPVIGLCDTNNMISNVDMVIPTNNKGRKALSLIYWLLAREISKEKDIPFNYTMEDFEAGL, from the coding sequence ATGGAAGAAGATCAGGTTATTGAAGAAACATTAGATGAACAGGTTGAACAAAAGGTGGAGGAGGCTCCTGTAGAAACAGAGACTCCAAATGTCGAAAATACAAAAGAGGAAACAACAGAAGCAGCTGATCCGGAAGGTCCTGCACCAGATTCAACTTCCCTTGTTCCGATAGACGAGTATCTTGCATCCGGAGTACACATCGGTACCCAGCAGAAGACACAGGATATGATGAAATTCGTATATCGTGTGCGTACAGATGGGCTTTATGTTCTGGATATACAGGCTACAGATAGCAGAATAAGACAGGTCTCTCACTTCCTTTCAAAATACGATCCTGCAAAAATACTGGTCGTATCCGCAAGGCAGTACGGCCAGTTCCCTGCCAAAATGTTCTCCAAAGCAATTGGAGCAAAGTCAATGGTAGGACGTTTTATCCCGGGTACCTTAACCAATCCTTCAATTGAAGGATTCTTCGAGCCCGATGCAATAATGGTTACCGATCCTGCAGGGGATGCCCAGGTAATCAAAGAAGCTGTCAACATCGGAATTCCCGTTATAGGACTTTGTGATACCAATAACATGATATCAAATGTTGATATGGTAATTCCGACAAACAATAAGGGACGTAAAGCACTTTCCCTCATATACTGGCTTCTTGCAAGGGAAATCTCAAAAGAAAAGGACATTCCATTCAATTATACCATGGAAGATTTCGAAGCAGGTCTGTAA
- a CDS encoding RNase J family beta-CASP ribonuclease, with protein sequence MTELGIVAVGGYNEMGRNMTAIRVDDKIIIIDMGLRLDRVQIHEDVEIDKMHSLELIEMGAIPDDTIMKEIDGNVCAIVCTHGHLDHIGAISKLAHRYAAPIIGTPYTSALIQHQIDSERKFGVKNRIISVKAGGTYQVNDDVSIEMIRTQHSIIDAVFVAVHTPRGAILYACDFKLDRTPTLGEPPAFDRLRELGKEGVVAMIAESTNATRAGKTPSERIAHDMVRDVLLGTEESDVGMIITTFASHIARLNSIMQFATEMKRTPILLGRSMDRYVNTARELGYIELPKKTEIYGNRKDIDRAFKKIMEKGKDKYLPIVTGHQGEPGAILSRVANGDTAYKIESGDKVIFSANTIPTPMTQANRYALETKLKMKGARLYDNVHVSGHAYREDHWELIRLVNPENVIPAHGNIDMHSAYIEMAEDAGYELGHTLHLLRNGEELYIED encoded by the coding sequence ATGACAGAACTAGGGATTGTTGCAGTAGGCGGTTACAATGAGATGGGCCGTAACATGACTGCCATAAGAGTTGATGACAAGATCATCATAATTGACATGGGACTACGTCTTGATAGGGTGCAAATCCATGAAGATGTAGAAATTGATAAAATGCATTCTCTTGAGTTAATTGAGATGGGTGCTATCCCTGACGACACAATAATGAAAGAGATTGACGGGAATGTATGTGCAATTGTTTGTACACACGGCCACCTTGATCACATCGGTGCTATCTCAAAACTGGCACACAGATATGCAGCTCCAATAATCGGAACGCCGTACACCTCTGCCCTGATACAACATCAAATTGATTCTGAACGCAAATTTGGTGTGAAGAACAGGATAATATCCGTAAAGGCCGGAGGGACATATCAGGTTAATGATGATGTATCAATCGAAATGATAAGGACCCAGCACAGTATCATAGATGCGGTATTTGTTGCAGTCCACACTCCCAGGGGTGCCATCTTGTATGCATGCGATTTTAAACTCGATCGTACACCCACCCTCGGAGAACCTCCGGCATTTGACAGGTTAAGGGAACTTGGCAAGGAAGGTGTTGTGGCCATGATCGCCGAAAGTACAAATGCGACACGTGCAGGTAAAACCCCTTCCGAAAGAATAGCCCATGATATGGTTCGTGATGTATTGCTTGGAACTGAAGAATCCGATGTTGGAATGATAATAACCACTTTTGCATCCCATATTGCCCGTCTGAATTCCATAATGCAGTTTGCGACAGAAATGAAGAGGACCCCGATCCTGCTTGGACGCTCTATGGACAGGTACGTGAATACTGCCCGTGAACTGGGATACATCGAACTTCCGAAGAAAACAGAAATATACGGTAACCGGAAAGATATTGACAGGGCATTCAAGAAGATCATGGAGAAAGGTAAGGACAAATACCTCCCAATCGTTACAGGCCACCAGGGTGAACCAGGTGCAATTCTTTCCCGGGTTGCCAATGGTGATACTGCCTATAAGATAGAATCCGGAGATAAGGTAATTTTCTCAGCAAACACGATCCCTACCCCGATGACACAGGCAAACAGGTATGCTCTTGAGACAAAACTCAAAATGAAAGGAGCACGTCTGTATGACAATGTCCATGTTTCCGGACATGCATACCGTGAAGACCACTGGGAATTAATAAGACTCGTCAACCCTGAAAATGTAATTCCTGCACACGGCAACATCGATATGCACAGCGCCTATATTGAAATGGCTGAAGATGCAGGCTATGAACTCGGTCACACACTTCATCTATTGAGAAACGGAGAAGAATTATATATTGAAGACTAA
- a CDS encoding DNA-directed RNA polymerase subunit K, with amino-acid sequence MSNEKFTKYERARIIGARSLQISMEAPVLIDIDSNDSLQIAKFEFEMGVIPITVKRDISS; translated from the coding sequence TTGAGCAATGAGAAATTTACAAAGTATGAACGTGCGAGGATCATTGGAGCCAGGTCCCTACAGATTTCAATGGAAGCTCCTGTGCTGATTGATATCGACAGCAATGATTCCTTACAAATCGCTAAGTTTGAATTTGAAATGGGTGTCATCCCTATTACAGTAAAGAGAGATATTTCATCATGA
- a CDS encoding isopentenyl phosphate kinase, with amino-acid sequence MNEKTSDITVLKIGGSVITDKSSDEGVAKEKAIIRIAREISFFEGRLIIVHGAGSFGHPQAQRYALADKFSAEGSAATHRSVASLNESFVNALAQRNVNAVGVHPMGCFVAKNGRISESFLPALQIMLEKGITPVLHGDVVMDKIKGSSVISGDQIVPYLASKLNAYRIGVGSAEDGVLDEHGHPIPLITPDNFEVASRHIGGSENTDVTGGMLGKVKEMLEMSRQTKVPSYIFNANAGGNVMSFLRGEMIGTAIKDKA; translated from the coding sequence ATGAATGAGAAAACTAGCGATATTACCGTATTGAAAATCGGCGGTAGTGTCATCACGGACAAGAGCAGTGATGAAGGAGTAGCCAAAGAAAAAGCTATAATACGAATAGCCCGTGAAATTTCTTTCTTTGAAGGTCGCCTTATTATCGTACACGGCGCCGGTTCATTCGGCCATCCCCAGGCACAAAGGTACGCCCTTGCAGACAAATTTTCCGCGGAAGGCTCTGCGGCCACCCACCGATCGGTCGCCTCGTTAAATGAATCGTTTGTAAATGCCCTTGCACAAAGGAATGTTAATGCAGTAGGAGTACATCCTATGGGATGTTTTGTAGCAAAGAACGGGCGCATATCCGAATCATTCCTCCCTGCACTGCAAATAATGCTTGAAAAAGGAATCACACCGGTACTTCATGGAGATGTTGTGATGGACAAGATAAAAGGTTCTTCAGTAATCTCCGGGGACCAGATCGTTCCTTATCTTGCTTCAAAACTCAATGCATACAGGATAGGCGTGGGAAGTGCAGAAGATGGTGTACTTGATGAACATGGCCATCCCATTCCACTAATTACTCCGGATAATTTTGAAGTTGCCAGTAGGCATATTGGAGGTTCGGAGAATACCGATGTAACCGGCGGAATGCTGGGCAAGGTAAAAGAGATGCTTGAGATGTCCAGGCAAACAAAAGTACCTTCTTACATCTTCAATGCCAATGCGGGCGGCAATGTAATGAGTTTTCTGAGAGGGGAAATGATAGGTACTGCAATTAAAGACAAGGCTTGA
- a CDS encoding mevalonate kinase, with protein MITCSAPAKVYLFGEHAVVYNESAICCAVNMRTRVNIEYSENIVIKSSLGTTGIDYEIHPYVSAVVEKIRKKSPCRGVSISIESDIPVGSGLGSSAAVVVATICAFNNLLKLGMDKESIASFGHSIEKEIQGAASATDTYVSTMGGTIEVPKRRHLKNPLCNLIIGNTNVFSSTGQLVAKVASLKSIYPEIITPILSTIGKTSLRGEGLLENEDYRALGELMDVNQGLLEAIGVGCDELSRLIHSSRAAGAFGAKITGAGGGGCMLALADNENIDAISREIKNAGGIPIITGVTDSGVRVDFDNE; from the coding sequence ATGATAACCTGTTCAGCACCGGCAAAGGTGTACCTTTTTGGGGAACACGCTGTCGTTTATAATGAGTCGGCTATTTGCTGTGCTGTAAATATGCGTACCAGGGTGAATATTGAATATTCAGAAAATATTGTGATCAAGTCATCCCTTGGAACTACAGGTATTGATTATGAAATTCATCCCTATGTATCTGCCGTGGTGGAAAAAATAAGAAAAAAATCACCATGTAGAGGAGTATCAATATCCATTGAATCGGATATCCCCGTTGGCTCGGGGCTTGGCTCCTCTGCTGCGGTGGTTGTGGCAACGATTTGTGCTTTTAACAACCTTTTAAAACTTGGAATGGATAAAGAATCCATAGCATCCTTTGGACACTCGATTGAAAAAGAAATACAGGGAGCTGCAAGTGCTACGGACACCTATGTTTCTACAATGGGAGGAACCATTGAAGTACCTAAGCGGCGACATCTGAAAAATCCTCTATGTAACCTGATAATAGGTAACACCAATGTATTTTCCTCCACAGGACAACTTGTAGCGAAAGTCGCATCTCTTAAAAGTATATATCCGGAAATTATCACCCCCATTCTTTCTACTATAGGAAAAACGTCTTTGAGAGGAGAAGGTCTTCTGGAAAATGAGGATTACAGGGCACTCGGGGAGCTTATGGATGTAAATCAGGGTTTGCTTGAAGCAATCGGTGTGGGTTGTGATGAACTTTCCAGACTTATCCACTCAAGCAGAGCAGCCGGTGCGTTTGGTGCCAAGATTACCGGAGCAGGAGGCGGTGGATGTATGCTTGCCCTTGCAGATAATGAGAATATTGATGCCATTTCCAGAGAGATCAAAAATGCCGGCGGAATTCCAATCATAACAGGAGTTACTGATTCAGGTGTAAGGGTGGATTTTGATAATGAATGA
- a CDS encoding 50S ribosomal protein L18e, which translates to MSKKTQNKIERKSDPRVPSLIVSLKEQARQEDAPIWRDIARRLEKPRKNYAEVNLSKLNRNANEGEIVLVPGKVLGAGILKRSVAVAALGFSASAKEKIAENGGRCVTIEEIMNEKPAGSGIRILI; encoded by the coding sequence ATGAGTAAAAAAACACAAAACAAAATTGAAAGGAAATCAGATCCACGGGTTCCTTCCCTGATTGTCAGCCTTAAGGAACAGGCACGTCAGGAAGATGCTCCGATCTGGAGAGATATAGCCAGAAGATTGGAGAAACCAAGGAAAAACTATGCCGAGGTAAACCTGAGTAAACTCAACAGGAACGCAAACGAGGGTGAAATTGTTCTTGTTCCGGGAAAGGTACTTGGTGCCGGCATTTTGAAACGCTCCGTGGCTGTTGCAGCGCTTGGTTTCAGTGCATCTGCAAAGGAAAAAATCGCAGAAAATGGCGGCAGATGTGTCACTATTGAAGAGATTATGAACGAAAAACCGGCAGGCTCCGGTATCAGGATCTTGATCTAA
- a CDS encoding DUF2240 family protein, with protein sequence MDELKCVAAAPFKRNEGSPMLPQDFEFSLSFDLKWMTPEQASRILDIALNSHLLYMEDEQLHPAFDPSTIDIPRGFIPSKDILHQVTLVDQILEYIASCSNMDLKQVVSLVNNRHENLSGMVDVEVAALIIGRELGCDVDKFYEKVLQNVSING encoded by the coding sequence ATGGATGAATTGAAGTGTGTGGCAGCAGCTCCCTTCAAAAGGAATGAAGGAAGTCCAATGCTTCCACAGGATTTTGAATTTTCTCTCTCCTTCGACCTTAAATGGATGACACCCGAACAGGCATCCAGAATACTGGATATTGCTTTAAATTCTCATCTACTTTATATGGAAGATGAACAATTGCACCCTGCTTTTGATCCATCGACAATTGATATCCCGAGAGGGTTCATCCCTTCAAAAGATATCCTGCACCAGGTAACCCTTGTTGATCAGATTCTGGAATACATCGCATCGTGCAGTAATATGGACCTAAAACAGGTTGTATCACTTGTGAATAATCGGCATGAGAATCTTTCAGGCATGGTGGATGTTGAAGTTGCTGCCCTTATTATCGGAAGAGAACTTGGTTGTGATGTGGACAAATTCTATGAAAAGGTCCTGCAAAATGTTTCAATTAACGGTTGA
- a CDS encoding type II/IV secretion system ATPase subunit — MKDLAHGIEDYNQACLYNRSFLDKLQFWKGHPETLPAYEPDIHGDLVDFEIPERYEEIERYWVDEPYVFVSILKRLGIYRYEVVEPSLSVYEKDILERTYSDLKDILTIDETTCADSDRDIILVSKALSLFKRYHIPLDVASKYRILYYLRRNFLGFGKINPLMMDSDIEDISCDGVDIPIYLYHRKYLNIETNISYTEDKLNSFVITLCQRSGKHISVSEPLVDATLNDGSRLQATLGKEITTRGSSFNVRKFRGDPITPVDLINFGTCNLEMMVYFWLAIENGFSAIFAGGTASGKTTMLNAISLFIPPLSKIVSIEDTREIMMYHDNWIAGVTRDSISRSGAGEVSMYDLLKSALRQRPENLIVGEVRGKEALTLFQALSTGHTTYSTMHAGDVQTVVNRLENEPINVPHVMLQSLDILCIQRQVYLDDKRVRRLDNLVEFTGIDPKSGDIRINELYQWDSTKDEFYHNGQSNVLKLIVQKKGWSPKKLQEETHNRHMILEYLLDHDIRDYISISLLVKTYATSPEIVLDAIENDTLIDLLQQER; from the coding sequence ATGAAAGATTTGGCGCATGGGATAGAAGATTATAATCAGGCATGCCTATATAACAGGTCTTTTCTTGATAAATTACAGTTTTGGAAAGGCCACCCTGAAACACTACCTGCTTATGAGCCTGATATCCATGGTGATCTGGTAGATTTTGAGATTCCAGAAAGATATGAGGAAATTGAACGCTATTGGGTTGATGAACCCTATGTATTCGTAAGTATTCTCAAAAGACTGGGTATATACCGTTATGAGGTTGTGGAACCTTCGCTTTCTGTGTATGAGAAAGATATTCTGGAGCGCACCTATAGCGATCTGAAAGACATTCTCACAATCGATGAAACAACTTGTGCCGATTCAGATAGGGATATTATCCTTGTTTCAAAGGCACTTTCTCTTTTCAAACGTTACCATATTCCACTGGATGTTGCTTCTAAATACAGAATTCTTTATTACCTGAGACGTAATTTTCTGGGATTTGGAAAAATTAATCCTCTCATGATGGATTCTGATATTGAAGATATTTCATGTGATGGGGTAGATATTCCCATATATCTTTACCACCGAAAATATCTGAATATTGAAACAAATATTTCGTACACTGAAGACAAACTTAACTCTTTTGTGATCACCCTCTGCCAGCGATCGGGGAAACATATCTCAGTAAGTGAACCGCTTGTTGATGCCACTCTTAACGATGGATCGAGACTGCAGGCTACCCTGGGCAAGGAAATCACAACCAGGGGTAGTTCTTTTAATGTACGTAAGTTCAGGGGAGACCCGATTACTCCTGTAGATCTTATCAATTTCGGAACTTGCAATCTGGAAATGATGGTATACTTCTGGCTGGCAATTGAAAACGGTTTCAGTGCCATTTTTGCAGGAGGAACGGCTTCGGGTAAAACCACAATGCTCAACGCGATCTCATTGTTCATACCACCGCTTTCCAAAATAGTTTCCATCGAGGATACCAGAGAAATAATGATGTACCATGACAACTGGATAGCAGGTGTTACCAGGGATTCTATAAGCAGAAGTGGAGCGGGAGAAGTTTCAATGTACGACCTTCTCAAATCTGCTCTCCGCCAGAGACCAGAAAACCTGATTGTAGGAGAAGTCAGAGGCAAGGAAGCCCTTACACTTTTCCAGGCCCTTTCAACCGGGCATACAACCTATTCCACGATGCATGCAGGTGATGTACAAACAGTGGTTAACAGACTTGAAAATGAACCTATCAATGTACCTCATGTAATGCTCCAATCTCTTGACATCCTCTGTATACAAAGACAGGTATACCTGGATGATAAAAGGGTACGCAGACTGGATAACCTGGTTGAATTTACAGGAATTGATCCAAAGAGTGGAGATATAAGAATCAATGAATTATACCAGTGGGATTCTACCAAAGATGAATTTTACCACAATGGCCAATCCAATGTATTAAAACTCATCGTGCAGAAGAAAGGTTGGTCTCCCAAAAAATTGCAGGAAGAAACGCACAATCGACATATGATCCTTGAATATCTTCTGGATCATGATATCAGAGATTATATCAGTATTTCACTACTGGTGAAAACCTATGCAACGTCTCCTGAAATCGTACTGGATGCAATTGAAAATGATACTCTTATAGACCTGTTGCAGCAAGAAAGGTGA
- a CDS encoding MEMO1 family protein has protein sequence MIMRQPTVAGQFYPLGIKPLKKELSHCFKDLELVSEDAYGIVVPHAGYMFSGPVAAYAYAKLPKADTYVIFGPNHTGYGSAVALSTQSWSTPLGDVQADEKMGEMLAGSIIDMDEVAHMYEHSIEVQLPFLQYRFGNSFKILPICMGLQDIDTAREVGLEVAKAAEKTGKKVVFIASSDFTHYQPHETAKETDMYLIDALVNMDVGEFNRRREELSATACGYGPIVAMYTAAEYMGAKTAELLKYATSGDMTGDYSAVVGYAAIIVK, from the coding sequence ATTATTATGAGACAGCCAACAGTAGCAGGCCAGTTCTATCCTCTGGGTATCAAACCCCTTAAGAAAGAGCTGAGCCATTGTTTCAAGGATTTGGAATTGGTCAGCGAAGATGCATATGGTATAGTTGTTCCTCATGCAGGATACATGTTTTCAGGCCCGGTGGCGGCTTATGCCTATGCTAAGTTGCCAAAGGCAGACACCTATGTAATATTCGGTCCCAATCATACGGGCTATGGATCTGCAGTGGCACTATCAACTCAAAGCTGGTCCACTCCCCTGGGAGATGTCCAAGCCGATGAAAAAATGGGAGAAATGCTTGCAGGATCAATAATCGACATGGATGAAGTTGCCCATATGTACGAACATTCAATCGAGGTCCAGTTGCCTTTCCTGCAGTATCGTTTTGGCAATTCTTTCAAGATATTGCCAATCTGCATGGGTTTGCAGGATATAGATACTGCCCGGGAAGTCGGTTTGGAAGTTGCAAAAGCTGCGGAGAAAACCGGGAAGAAAGTGGTGTTTATAGCATCAAGTGACTTCACCCATTACCAGCCACATGAAACCGCAAAAGAGACAGATATGTATCTGATAGATGCACTGGTAAATATGGATGTTGGGGAATTTAACCGCAGACGTGAAGAACTTTCCGCAACTGCGTGTGGATATGGGCCCATTGTAGCAATGTATACTGCAGCAGAATATATGGGAGCAAAGACTGCAGAATTATTGAAATATGCTACAAGCGGAGATATGACCGGGGATTATTCAGCAGTTGTTGGATATGCAGCCATAATTGTGAAATGA
- a CDS encoding DNA-directed RNA polymerase subunit N, producing MLPVRCFTCGKVIANSWEDYKRRVDQGEASAAVLDDLGITRYCCRRMILAHVELVDVVAPYQ from the coding sequence ATGTTACCAGTTCGCTGTTTCACATGTGGCAAGGTAATTGCAAATAGCTGGGAAGATTACAAAAGGCGAGTTGATCAAGGAGAAGCATCTGCTGCAGTACTTGATGATCTGGGTATCACCCGGTACTGTTGCAGACGCATGATCCTTGCACACGTTGAACTTGTCGATGTAGTTGCACCATACCAGTAA
- a CDS encoding polyprenyl synthetase family protein — translation MDLIDELKKRSTLVDESIQEFLPIDHPEELYRATRYLPDAGGKRLRPAVLMLSAEAVGGDSDSVLPAAVALELIHNFTLIHDDIMDRDDIRRGMPALHVKWGTAGAILAGDTLYSRAFEIISKMDADPQKLLKCVALLSRTCTEICEGQWLDVDFEKRDIVDVAEYLEMIENKTSVLYGAAAKVGAILGGASDEVADAMYEFGRLTGISFQIHDDVIDLVTPEEILGKSRGSDLREGKKTLIALHALNNGVELECFGKVDATQDEIDSAVAKLEESGTLAYVREMADSYLEDGKNKLNLLEDSPAKETLVEIADYMVSREY, via the coding sequence ATGGATTTAATTGATGAATTAAAAAAACGCAGTACCCTGGTCGATGAATCTATACAGGAATTCCTGCCCATCGACCATCCGGAGGAATTGTACCGTGCAACACGGTACCTTCCGGATGCTGGAGGGAAAAGACTTCGTCCGGCAGTCCTCATGCTTTCCGCTGAAGCAGTAGGTGGTGATTCTGATTCCGTGCTTCCTGCTGCCGTTGCCCTTGAACTGATCCATAATTTCACACTTATACACGACGACATTATGGACAGGGATGATATTCGCCGCGGAATGCCGGCACTTCATGTAAAATGGGGTACTGCAGGCGCAATTCTGGCCGGTGATACCCTTTATTCCCGTGCCTTTGAAATCATTTCAAAAATGGATGCCGATCCACAAAAATTACTCAAGTGTGTGGCTTTATTGTCCCGTACCTGTACCGAAATCTGTGAAGGACAATGGCTGGATGTTGATTTCGAAAAAAGGGATATTGTGGATGTGGCTGAATATCTGGAAATGATAGAAAACAAAACTTCTGTGCTTTATGGTGCTGCTGCCAAGGTGGGTGCCATCCTTGGAGGGGCATCCGATGAAGTTGCTGATGCAATGTATGAATTCGGCCGCCTTACAGGTATAAGTTTTCAGATACATGATGATGTGATCGACCTGGTTACTCCGGAGGAAATACTGGGTAAATCAAGAGGTAGTGATCTGAGAGAAGGTAAAAAGACCCTTATTGCACTTCATGCCCTGAATAATGGCGTTGAACTGGAATGCTTTGGTAAAGTGGATGCAACCCAGGATGAAATCGACAGTGCAGTCGCAAAACTGGAAGAATCAGGAACCCTTGCCTATGTCAGGGAAATGGCTGATAGCTATCTTGAGGATGGTAAGAACAAACTTAATTTGCTCGAAGATTCTCCGGCAAAAGAAACACTGGTTGAAATTGCCGATTATATGGTCAGTAGAGAATACTGA
- a CDS encoding 50S ribosomal protein L13, whose translation MTVIDADGLIMGRLASKIAHRLLAGETISIVNAEKAIISGAKIATYEDYEHKRSLGSHEFGPFFPKRADRILKRSIRGMLPYKRARGKDAFARLRVYIGIPEEFGKAELEVVEETDIDRLSTAKYITIGELSRKMGSKF comes from the coding sequence ATGACAGTTATCGATGCAGATGGACTTATTATGGGAAGGCTTGCAAGCAAGATTGCACATAGACTTCTTGCTGGTGAAACCATATCCATAGTCAACGCCGAGAAAGCTATAATCTCTGGAGCAAAAATAGCTACCTACGAAGATTACGAGCACAAAAGGTCACTTGGAAGCCATGAATTTGGCCCATTTTTCCCCAAAAGGGCAGATAGGATACTTAAAAGATCTATCAGGGGAATGCTCCCATACAAAAGAGCACGTGGAAAAGACGCTTTTGCACGCCTCAGGGTTTATATTGGCATACCTGAAGAGTTTGGAAAGGCTGAATTAGAGGTTGTAGAAGAAACAGATATCGACCGCCTGAGTACTGCAAAATATATTACCATCGGGGAATTGAGCAGAAAAATGGGTTCAAAATTCTAA
- a CDS encoding 30S ribosomal protein S9 translates to MTNKVCNTSGKKKTAIARATVSKGVGKTRVNKKPLEVLEPEFVKLKIMEPLMLAEDAVSGIDIDVTVSGGGIIGQANAVRTAIARGIVEWTNDTALRDAYMAYDRSLLVNDFRQKESKKFGGPGARARYQKSYR, encoded by the coding sequence ATGACCAACAAAGTTTGTAATACTTCAGGGAAGAAGAAAACAGCCATTGCTCGCGCAACTGTTAGTAAGGGCGTTGGCAAAACCCGTGTTAACAAGAAACCTCTGGAAGTTTTAGAACCGGAGTTTGTAAAACTTAAAATCATGGAGCCCCTCATGCTTGCTGAAGATGCCGTATCCGGTATTGATATCGATGTAACAGTAAGCGGAGGCGGAATTATTGGCCAGGCAAATGCAGTGCGTACCGCTATTGCAAGAGGTATTGTAGAGTGGACAAATGACACCGCTCTTCGTGATGCATACATGGCATATGACCGCAGTCTCCTGGTAAATGACTTCAGACAGAAAGAATCCAAGAAATTTGGCGGACCTGGCGCTCGTGCCAGATACCAGAAATCTTACAGGTGA
- the fni gene encoding type 2 isopentenyl-diphosphate Delta-isomerase: MSTSSRKLEHMQLCAQQQVESRKTGPGFEDVKLVHRALPEMDMDSVDISTSFLGKKLDAPFMIASITGGHPDTTPVNAALAEAAEETGIGIGVGSQRAAIEDPIQEESFSVVRDKAPNAFVYGNIGAAQVKEYGIEGAEKLVEMLDADALAVHLNFLQEAIQPEGDRDATGCIDAIEEICSIDVPIIVKETGAGISREDALLLKEAGVAAIDVGGAGGTSWAGVEVYRAKQRGDRISGHLGELFWDFGIPTIPSLIECRVSLPLIATGGVRTGLDIAKSLALGANLASAALPFVAPALKKGDSVKQRLELMFEELKVAMFLCGCPDIESLRTSSSVVLQGETLEYLDQRGFDIRDIELHSKLL, encoded by the coding sequence ATGAGTACTTCCAGCAGAAAACTAGAACATATGCAACTTTGTGCCCAGCAACAGGTTGAATCCAGAAAAACCGGACCAGGATTTGAGGACGTGAAACTTGTCCACCGTGCACTTCCGGAAATGGACATGGATTCAGTGGACATTTCCACAAGTTTTCTGGGAAAAAAACTGGATGCACCTTTCATGATAGCCTCTATTACAGGCGGCCACCCCGATACTACACCGGTAAACGCAGCACTTGCAGAAGCCGCCGAAGAAACCGGTATTGGAATCGGCGTAGGAAGCCAGAGAGCTGCCATAGAAGATCCGATTCAGGAAGAATCATTCAGCGTAGTAAGGGACAAGGCTCCCAATGCTTTTGTTTATGGTAACATTGGAGCGGCCCAGGTCAAGGAATACGGTATAGAAGGTGCAGAAAAACTTGTTGAAATGCTTGACGCTGATGCCCTCGCTGTACACCTGAATTTCCTTCAGGAAGCAATTCAACCCGAAGGTGACAGGGACGCCACCGGATGTATTGACGCAATCGAAGAAATATGTTCAATCGATGTACCAATTATAGTAAAAGAAACCGGGGCAGGTATTTCCCGGGAAGATGCCCTGCTTTTGAAAGAAGCTGGAGTAGCGGCTATAGATGTAGGCGGCGCCGGCGGGACCAGCTGGGCCGGTGTGGAAGTTTATCGTGCCAAACAGAGAGGAGATCGTATTTCCGGCCATCTAGGAGAACTTTTCTGGGATTTCGGGATTCCGACTATCCCTTCCCTGATTGAATGTCGTGTATCCCTTCCCCTCATAGCTACAGGTGGTGTACGTACTGGACTTGACATTGCCAAATCCCTTGCACTTGGAGCAAACCTGGCCAGTGCAGCCCTGCCTTTCGTAGCTCCGGCCCTTAAAAAAGGAGATTCTGTAAAACAACGTCTTGAATTAATGTTTGAGGAACTGAAAGTTGCAATGTTCCTCTGTGGCTGTCCTGATATTGAAAGCCTGCGGACATCATCGTCCGTGGTGCTTCAGGGTGAGACCCTCGAATACCTGGACCAGCGCGGCTTTGACATCCGCGATATTGAATTACATTCTAAATTACTTTGA